A region of Piscinibacter gummiphilus DNA encodes the following proteins:
- a CDS encoding bifunctional aspartate transaminase/aspartate 4-decarboxylase, translating to MSDTDRLRPLKTSRETQQSLLSLSPFELKDELIKLSTENAKPGNYAMLNAGRGNPNWIATTPRQAFFLLGQFALTESERVWKDEGLGGMPAKDGIAARLKTFLESHKTNPGADLLARSVAYGVETLKFEADAFVHELADAIIGDNYPVPDRILRHVEVVARKYLDQEMCGNKPPAGTFDIFAVEGGTAAMCYIFDSLETNGLLRKGDTVALAVPTFTPYIEIPHLARYDFNVVNVDASPTCGPDGFHTWQYPDSEIDKLRDPSVKAFFLVNPSNPPSVMVSPETLKRLADIVRNDNPNLIVITDDVYGTFVDGFRSLMAELPQNTLGVYSYSKYFGCTGWRLGVIALHEDNIFDRLLTELPPGKRAELHGRYSSISMTPDKIKFIDRLVADSRSVALNHTAGLSLPQQCQMALFSLSALTDTADRYKKLTRAIVQRRLDDLWAGLGLPRPKIAHQAGYYVELDLMVWVNQKYGAEFAAFLEANFEPVDFLFRLAERFSIVLMDGGGFGGPKWSVRVSLANLPDEAYRKIGEHLAELAPRYVKAWQDAKAGGGAKA from the coding sequence ATGAGCGACACCGACCGCCTCCGCCCCCTGAAGACCAGCCGCGAAACCCAGCAGTCGCTGCTCTCGCTGAGTCCTTTCGAACTGAAGGACGAGCTGATCAAGCTCTCCACCGAAAACGCGAAGCCCGGCAACTACGCGATGCTGAACGCCGGCCGCGGCAACCCGAACTGGATCGCCACGACGCCGCGCCAGGCGTTTTTCCTGCTCGGACAGTTCGCCTTGACCGAGTCCGAGCGGGTGTGGAAGGACGAGGGACTGGGCGGCATGCCGGCCAAGGACGGCATCGCCGCGCGGCTGAAGACCTTCCTCGAAAGCCACAAGACCAACCCCGGCGCCGACCTGCTCGCACGCAGCGTGGCCTATGGGGTGGAGACGCTGAAGTTCGAGGCCGACGCCTTCGTGCACGAACTGGCCGACGCGATCATCGGCGACAACTACCCGGTGCCCGACCGCATCCTGCGCCACGTCGAGGTCGTCGCGCGCAAGTACCTCGACCAGGAGATGTGCGGCAACAAGCCGCCCGCCGGCACCTTCGACATCTTCGCGGTGGAAGGCGGCACGGCGGCCATGTGCTACATCTTCGATTCGCTCGAGACCAACGGCCTGCTGCGCAAGGGTGACACGGTGGCCCTCGCGGTGCCCACGTTCACGCCGTACATCGAGATCCCCCACCTCGCGCGCTACGACTTCAACGTGGTCAACGTCGACGCGTCGCCCACCTGCGGCCCCGACGGGTTCCACACGTGGCAGTACCCCGACAGCGAAATCGACAAGCTGCGCGACCCGAGCGTGAAGGCGTTTTTCCTCGTCAACCCGAGCAACCCGCCGTCGGTGATGGTGTCGCCGGAAACGCTGAAGCGCCTCGCGGACATCGTGCGCAACGACAACCCGAACCTCATCGTCATCACGGACGACGTGTACGGCACCTTCGTCGACGGCTTCCGCTCGCTGATGGCCGAGCTGCCGCAGAACACGCTCGGTGTGTACTCGTACTCGAAGTACTTCGGCTGCACCGGCTGGCGGCTCGGTGTCATCGCGCTGCACGAGGACAACATCTTCGACCGGCTGCTGACCGAACTCCCGCCCGGCAAGCGGGCCGAACTCCACGGCCGCTACAGCTCGATCTCGATGACGCCGGACAAGATCAAGTTCATCGACCGCCTGGTGGCCGACAGCCGCTCGGTGGCGCTGAACCACACGGCCGGCCTGTCGCTGCCGCAGCAGTGCCAGATGGCGCTGTTCTCGCTGTCCGCGCTGACCGACACGGCAGACCGCTACAAGAAGCTCACGCGGGCCATCGTGCAGCGCCGCCTCGACGACCTGTGGGCGGGCCTCGGCCTGCCGCGCCCGAAGATCGCGCACCAGGCCGGCTACTACGTGGAGCTGGACCTGATGGTGTGGGTGAACCAGAAATACGGCGCCGAGTTCGCGGCCTTCCTCGAAGCCAACTTCGAGCCGGTGGACTTCCTGTTCCGGCTGGCCGAGCGCTTCTCGATCGTGCTGATGGACGGCGGCGGCTTCGGCGGTCCGAAGTGGTCGGTCCGGGTGTCGCTCGCCAACCTGCCCGACGAGGCCTACCGCAAGATCGGCGAGCACCTGGCCGAACTGGCGCCACGGTACGTCAAAGCATGGCAGGACGCGAAGGCCGGCGGGGGTGCGAAAGCCTGA
- a CDS encoding TolC family protein, with amino-acid sequence MKVRAGLIAAGFVLCTGAHAADLDLTRALQLAQRHSGKLGAAAAGTEQRREQAEATRGLGGPVVSIGAIGYAFEKRLAIPLEPYASQINGLIGNLPIPPSQLPIPLDIPTLPNSVNLRLRDEGASGLLLGFWPLYMGGRFDGVRDLAKGRVEESVAEERQSGDEVAATLVERYFGVQLARKALQVRVAARDGVAKHLETAKRMEAAGLIARVERLQADVAFDQARRDAAKAANDLALAESALARTTGQESLAGLDLATPLFVDARPLPALADYIAKGEDHHPGMATVRAKRTQAQALNRIDEGGHKPVVYAFGTSEIRSNKPDWIVGLGVNFVLIDGIDRNALTRSSLAAERRVDEAERQAREDIALLVERNHRRTEQARVSHEAMESQEALAREYLRLREKSFSEGLSTAVDLIDAQLNLAKVLTERAQAAYDYDLALSALLQSVGEIDRLPEMARAASWRVE; translated from the coding sequence ATGAAGGTGCGGGCCGGGCTGATCGCCGCCGGCTTCGTGCTGTGCACGGGCGCGCACGCGGCCGACCTGGACCTGACCCGTGCGCTGCAGCTCGCGCAGCGCCACTCCGGCAAGCTGGGCGCCGCGGCGGCGGGCACCGAGCAGCGGCGCGAGCAGGCCGAGGCCACGCGGGGCCTCGGCGGCCCGGTGGTGTCGATCGGGGCCATCGGCTACGCCTTCGAGAAGCGGCTCGCGATCCCGCTCGAGCCCTACGCGAGCCAGATCAACGGGCTCATCGGCAACCTGCCGATCCCGCCGTCGCAGCTGCCGATCCCGCTCGACATCCCCACGCTGCCCAACTCCGTCAACCTGCGCCTGCGCGATGAAGGCGCGAGCGGCCTGCTGCTCGGCTTCTGGCCGCTCTACATGGGCGGTCGGTTCGACGGCGTGCGCGACCTCGCGAAGGGGCGCGTGGAGGAATCCGTCGCGGAGGAGCGCCAGTCGGGCGACGAGGTGGCCGCCACGCTCGTCGAACGCTACTTCGGCGTGCAGCTCGCCCGCAAGGCGCTGCAGGTGCGCGTGGCCGCGCGCGACGGCGTGGCGAAACACCTCGAGACCGCGAAGCGCATGGAGGCGGCCGGCCTCATCGCGCGTGTCGAGCGGCTGCAGGCCGACGTGGCCTTCGACCAGGCGCGCCGCGACGCCGCCAAGGCCGCGAACGACCTCGCGCTCGCGGAAAGCGCCCTCGCCCGCACGACGGGCCAGGAGTCGCTGGCGGGCCTCGACCTCGCCACGCCGCTCTTCGTCGACGCACGTCCGCTGCCCGCGCTGGCCGACTACATCGCGAAGGGCGAGGACCACCACCCCGGCATGGCCACCGTGCGCGCCAAGCGCACCCAGGCGCAGGCGCTGAACCGCATCGACGAGGGCGGCCACAAGCCTGTGGTCTACGCCTTCGGCACGAGCGAGATCCGCTCGAACAAGCCCGACTGGATCGTGGGGCTCGGGGTCAACTTCGTGCTGATCGACGGCATCGACCGCAACGCGCTGACCCGATCGAGCCTCGCGGCCGAACGGCGCGTGGACGAGGCGGAGCGCCAGGCCCGCGAGGACATCGCGCTGCTGGTGGAGCGCAACCACCGCCGCACCGAACAGGCCCGCGTGAGCCACGAGGCCATGGAGAGCCAGGAGGCGCTCGCCCGCGAGTACCTGCGCCTGCGCGAGAAGAGCTTCAGCGAAGGGCTGTCCACGGCCGTCGACCTGATCGACGCGCAGCTCAACCTCGCGAAGGTGCTGACCGAACGCGCGCAGGCCGCGTACGACTACGACCTGGCGCTGTCGGCGCTGCTGCAGTCGGTGGGCGAGATCGATCGCCTGCCGGAGATGGCCCGCGCCGCCTCGTGGCGCGTGGAGTGA
- a CDS encoding HlyD family secretion protein, whose amino-acid sequence MDDTPAPRRHLGPTLAAALVVAALVAVTAWGMWAGTRPPRIVLEGQLDAEQVNVAAKVPGRVARVLVTEGQRIEAQQQLIEMDAPEIAAKLQEAQAVRAAAQALNDKAHAGARSQEIRMAELNWRRAETAAVLAEKTFRRVDGLARDGLIAAQKRDEAETQWKAAADLAGAAHAQYEMAQQGARVEDKAAAAAQLRQAQGVVAEAEVAASESRLASPVGGEVTKVYAKPGEISPAGVPVATITVVARPWVVLNVREDLMPRFRHGAKFDGDVPALAETGVAFEVFYVAAQPDFATWRSTKSGPGFDARTFEVRARPLADLKGARPGMSVLVPMAPAS is encoded by the coding sequence ATGGACGACACGCCCGCCCCCCGCCGCCACCTCGGTCCGACGCTCGCGGCCGCGCTGGTCGTCGCCGCGCTCGTCGCCGTCACCGCGTGGGGCATGTGGGCCGGCACGCGTCCGCCACGCATCGTGCTCGAAGGCCAGCTCGACGCCGAGCAGGTCAACGTCGCGGCCAAGGTGCCGGGCCGGGTCGCGCGGGTGCTGGTCACCGAGGGGCAGCGCATCGAGGCGCAGCAGCAGCTGATCGAGATGGACGCCCCCGAGATCGCCGCGAAGTTGCAGGAGGCCCAGGCCGTGCGGGCAGCCGCCCAGGCACTGAACGACAAGGCGCATGCCGGCGCACGTTCGCAGGAGATCCGCATGGCCGAGCTGAACTGGCGCCGCGCGGAGACCGCAGCCGTCCTGGCCGAGAAGACCTTCCGCCGCGTCGACGGCCTCGCGCGCGACGGGCTGATCGCCGCGCAGAAGCGCGACGAGGCCGAGACGCAGTGGAAGGCCGCGGCCGACCTCGCCGGCGCCGCTCACGCGCAGTACGAGATGGCGCAACAGGGCGCGCGGGTCGAGGACAAGGCCGCCGCGGCCGCGCAGCTGCGCCAGGCGCAGGGCGTCGTCGCCGAGGCCGAGGTGGCCGCGTCGGAATCGCGGCTGGCGAGCCCGGTCGGCGGCGAGGTCACGAAGGTCTATGCCAAGCCCGGCGAGATCTCGCCCGCGGGGGTGCCGGTGGCCACCATCACGGTCGTGGCCCGGCCCTGGGTGGTGCTCAACGTGCGGGAGGACCTGATGCCGCGCTTTCGCCACGGCGCGAAGTTCGACGGCGACGTGCCGGCGCTCGCCGAGACCGGCGTCGCGTTCGAGGTGTTCTACGTCGCGGCGCAGCCGGACTTCGCGACGTGGCGCTCGACGAAGTCGGGGCCGGGCTTCGACGCCCGCACCTTCGAGGTCCGTGCCCGGCCGCTCGCGGACCTGAAGGGCGCGCGGCCCGGCATGAGCGTGCTCGTGCCGATGGCTCCGGCGTCCTGA
- a CDS encoding ABC transporter permease — translation MDRPGFTEALRAVAHRELRALRHDGWLLALVTWWPLLMVVVVAATFSAGLPRDLPLRVADHDRSATSRQLARFIGQAPTLRVDGSPADDSDAFAAVRRGEAVGLLVVPEGFERRLRTGSPNALQLFVNGQLSTAASVMQSDVQVAVTLFSAGAELQIRTAHGEAAATALGAVEPLRPGLVTLFNGAMNYEGFLVPALGAALVQMFAMFTTVVLIGRELREATVSAWLAAAGGRPGAALAGKLAVGMLPLLVIGWGLVGWLVLARGFAVAGSLPLLLAAWGAMVAANAAVGMLVVGLASGLRLGLSAAGFITSPAFTYGGIAFPVAAMPLLAQGWSAALPLTHFLRLQSEQWWMGAPWAVSMGSAAVLAGFAVLPWFAAPALVRRMARPAAWGHS, via the coding sequence ATGGACCGCCCCGGCTTCACGGAGGCGCTGCGGGCCGTCGCCCATCGTGAACTGCGGGCGCTGCGGCACGACGGCTGGCTGCTCGCGCTGGTCACGTGGTGGCCGCTGCTGATGGTGGTGGTCGTGGCCGCCACGTTCTCGGCCGGGCTGCCGCGCGACCTGCCCCTGCGCGTGGCCGACCACGACCGCTCGGCCACGTCGCGGCAGCTCGCCCGGTTCATCGGCCAGGCGCCGACGCTGCGCGTGGACGGTTCGCCGGCGGACGACTCGGACGCCTTCGCCGCCGTGCGCCGCGGCGAGGCCGTGGGCCTGCTGGTGGTGCCCGAAGGCTTCGAGCGGCGGTTGCGCACCGGCTCGCCCAACGCCCTGCAGCTCTTCGTCAACGGCCAGCTCTCCACCGCGGCCAGCGTGATGCAGAGCGACGTGCAAGTGGCCGTCACGCTGTTTTCGGCCGGGGCCGAGCTGCAGATCCGCACCGCGCACGGCGAAGCGGCCGCAACCGCGCTCGGCGCCGTCGAGCCGCTGCGGCCCGGCCTCGTCACCCTCTTCAACGGGGCGATGAACTACGAAGGGTTCCTGGTGCCGGCACTCGGCGCGGCCCTGGTGCAGATGTTCGCGATGTTCACGACGGTGGTGCTGATCGGCCGCGAATTGCGCGAGGCCACCGTGTCCGCGTGGCTGGCCGCGGCCGGCGGGCGGCCCGGCGCCGCGCTGGCCGGCAAGCTCGCGGTGGGGATGCTGCCGCTGCTGGTGATCGGATGGGGGCTCGTCGGCTGGCTCGTGCTCGCGCGCGGCTTCGCGGTGGCGGGTTCGCTGCCCTTGCTGCTGGCCGCGTGGGGCGCGATGGTCGCCGCGAACGCGGCCGTGGGCATGCTCGTGGTCGGTCTCGCATCCGGCCTGCGACTGGGCCTGTCGGCCGCGGGGTTCATCACGTCGCCCGCGTTCACGTACGGCGGCATCGCGTTCCCGGTGGCCGCGATGCCGCTGCTGGCACAGGGCTGGTCGGCCGCGCTGCCCCTCACGCATTTCCTCCGGCTGCAGTCGGAGCAGTGGTGGATGGGGGCACCGTGGGCGGTGTCGATGGGCAGCGCCGCGGTGCTGGCCGGGTTCGCGGTGCTGCCGTGGTTCGCCGCACCCGCCCTCGTGCGGCGGATGGCACGGCCCGCCGCGTGGGGACACTCGTGA